The Aspergillus fumigatus Af293 chromosome 7, whole genome shotgun sequence genome includes the window GTTCTTCTTGAATGACTTTGGATGTGTCATGTAAAGAACAGACGCCTTTGCCGTGAGTCGTGAGACTCGTGAGACGGCTCTTTtgtcgcctttctttttcgtcCAATTATTTTCGGCGTGCTCTCTATGGCTACTGGAGATACATCGGCGGTGCACTGGACGGCTTCCTTGATGGTTTCCCTTGAGAGGCAATAATCGACGTGATCATTGAATGCTTTATCCTCCGCGACCTGAGGCCGTGAACAGATTGGGCAATCCCAGAATTGCGGTTGACTTTCTGACTCAGGAAGCATGGTTGTGTCGCCTCCTTTGTTCGGTTGCTCCGTGTCGGAAATTTCCTGGCCGAGCTGCTCCAGTTCGTTGATGTCGTCTTGCCTCTCCTGGCGTGCAGCTTCCTCGAAAGCTTCCTCGGTACCGATTTGCTGCTCTGTCATTGCATCGGGCTTTCTGCCAGCGACTGACCTCGACTGCGACGCCGCGCCAAAGAAGTTAATATCCACTTTCTTCGTGCTAACCAAGTTGGTACAGCGGAGACCAAGAAGTCGCAGTTTCATGTTTGGGATCTCCTTTTCCAGCTTCGCTAGCATAGGAAGTGAGAATGCATAAAGATCTTTGGCGAGAGACACTGCTCTGGGTGGCTGACATTGTCTGGAAAGCACCTCAAATGTGGccagcttgaccttgaggaCTAACGTACGACCTTTGCACTCTGCACGAGCCAAGTCCTTCTCGAGTTCCTGCGCCGTATCCCATAGTTTCTCTCGGAGTAATTGTTTGTCGCCAATTTCACTGAACGTGCGCTCCGTGCCGACACTTTTTCGTTCATAGTTCTCCACGGGCTGAATTTGCGTTCTGCCCAAGCCGAGAAAGCACTGCATCAGGAAGTGGAATGCTTTTTCCCCAAACAACCGAGTTAAAAGAGCACGCTGAGGGTAAATGTCACCGCATGTCTTTATGCCGATTGCATCGAGTTCACGTTCAAACACGCGGCCGACGCCGTTCACTTTCCGGACCGGGAGAGTTCTCATGAACTCCATAATAGCTTCTCTCTCATTAGGGACACGAAATTGTCCGTTCGGCTTGTTGCGATTGGAACAGATCTTCGCGACCTTCGCGTTGGCCGCGATACCTGCAGAGACTGAGATTTTCGTGGTTTCCAAGATCTCCGCTCGCATACGACTAACGGCCTCTTCCGGATCGAGATTGTTTTCGGTGCAGTAAGAAGTAATGTTGAGATATGCCTCGTCAATGCTCGCGCTCTCGAAGAGAGGATCGTACTGCGCGAAAATAACACGAATCTCCTGTGCTTTGGCGGTGTATTTCTCATAGTTCTGAGGAAGGCAGATCAACTGAGGACAGAGCTTCTTGGCCACAAAGGATGCCATTCCACTGCGGCATCCGTACTTTCGAGCCTCGTAGTTACACGTCGTCAGGACTCCCTTTCCGACGGCCATGGGGACAGTTTTGAGCTCTGGCCGGTCAAGCTCCTCAACAGCTGCGAAGAATGCATCACAGTCAACATGTACCACGTACTGAGACAGATCTCTCGTTGATTCCAATTCAGCAATCAACTCGTCGGCCTTTCTCAGGTCATGCGTGAGGTCCAGTTTCTCTAGGCGagccttttctttcaatATACGCTCGATTTTGGCTGTTAAAATCCTGTCCCGGGTCTGCTCATGATGGAAGAATTTGGAGCCCTTAGATGCATCATATATAATCTCGGAAACCTTTATATCTTTAGCTTGTGCCTATTTCAATATGGAGAACTGCATAGCCTATACCTTTCGCTGGTCGACGGCATCCTGACCCGCCTTCGTCAGAGACGGTCCTAATAAGTGATACTTCAAGGTTTCGTCTTTGTTAGACGCCTCTTTTGACGGCGCCCGGCCATTTCCATCAGACTCCTCATCTTTCGATGCCATATCTATCCCAGTGGCCTCCCTGATGGTGATGTGACGGTGGTCGCGCGGATTTCCTAACCAGGCAGCTATTAAGACGCCTGGGCACGTGATCTCGCGTTTCAGCCCGTGTTTGTTTGACGTGGTTCTCGGCGTCATCAGAACTGTTCTGTCAGAGCGGTCAGCTATCTCCCTGCGTCCTGCCTGCGTCTACTGCCCCTCATGTGGATTTTAGATTCTGAGGGCGACTTTTTAGAGGGTATTCATACATTCTTTCCAAGCCTGGTTCTGCTCTTTATTTACTTTTGTTTAGGGAAGCGCGTGTGGCTACGGCCTGGGAAGAAGTATCTCTTCGGTCGAATAAAGCAAGATGGCGGTATGGCTACTCTTCTGAAAGTTCAACATACAGTACAGCAACATGTACTAACAAAGCATTTTCCCAGTTCGGCACGCCATCCAGCATTCTTCGATATCCCGAAAACACATGGTGATTGAAGTGTCACCAGTCAATCCTGGCGATGGAGTATGATGTCCCCTTGCAATCCTAATCTCCACCCTCTGCTAATTCAGCTAAGTCGCATATTTACACGAAATCAGGAATCACCATTCACGACCAGAACTCCAAATGCGGGACGACAGTCGATGGCGAGTCAATAAAAGGCGGAAGTAAGAAACTGACTGGGGACGAACATATCATCAAACTAGGAAGATGCCAGCATGCACTACGGTAAGCACTCCCGTTGCGATGGAAGAAACAACGACTCATTTGTGGATTGTTCCCAGGATCAAGTGGCAGCCTACAGTCCtcagcttctctttctcttcgaaAGAACTCAAAGCGAAAGATCCCCTGGCACACGTCCGCTCGCGTCTCGAAGATCTGGACATCAAAACGATTATTCCCTATGTTGTCGGTCATACCACTCACGTTGTCCAAAGCAAGCGCAATACGGCCAAAGGTCTACAGGCACTGGTGAACGGGAAATACATAGTACAAGACTCATACATCGATGCACTTGTATATGCGGCAACTCCGAGTGATTTGGAGACGTTGGAGTCACTGTCGCCCCTGGAAACTGATTTCGACGCTGCGTGGCCGGACCCGACGGAGCATCTTCCACCCCCGGGAAAAGAAGCCGTCCCTCGGCCCGCCGAGGCATTTGTACCAAGGGCCGACCGAATCAACATCTTCGAGGACTATACTTTCGTTTTCTGGGATGCCTCGCAATTCAGCAACCTTCAGGATCCGATCAGCAACGGGCACGGAAAAGCCCTGCTATATCCGCTAGAAAATGGGGTAACTACTGCTGAGGAGATTGTCCAATTTATGAAGAATGCAGCTGGGCAGAAAGGCCTTGGTGGGGAGAGGGTTGGCCGTGGAGGGGTAGTCCTTGTCCGATTTCGTTCCAAGGGCGAATGGGAGAAATGGTCAATTGAATTAAGCAACCAAGTCGCTCTGATGACTGATCAGCGAGTTATTGAGCAG containing:
- a CDS encoding Y-family DNA polymerase: MASKDEESDGNGRAPSKEASNKDETLKYHLLGPSLTKAGQDAVDQRKVSEIIYDASKGSKFFHHEQTRDRILTAKIERILKEKARLEKLDLTHDLRKADELIAELESTRDLSQYVVHVDCDAFFAAVEELDRPELKTVPMAVGKGVLTTCNYEARKYGCRSGMASFVAKKLCPQLICLPQNYEKYTAKAQEIRVIFAQYDPLFESASIDEAYLNITSYCTENNLDPEEAVSRMRAEILETTKISVSAGIAANAKVAKICSNRNKPNGQFRVPNEREAIMEFMRTLPVRKVNGVGRVFERELDAIGIKTCGDIYPQRALLTRLFGEKAFHFLMQCFLGLGRTQIQPVENYERKSVGTERTFSEIGDKQLLREKLWDTAQELEKDLARAECKGRTLVLKVKLATFEVLSRQCQPPRAVSLAKDLYAFSLPMLAKLEKEIPNMKLRLLGLRCTNLVSTKKVDINFFGAASQSRSVAGRKPDAMTEQQIGTEEAFEEAARQERQDDINELEQLGQEISDTEQPNKGGDTTMLPESESQPQFWDCPICSRPQVAEDKAFNDHVDYCLSRETIKEAVQCTADVSPVAIESTPKIIGRKRKATKEPSHESHDSRQRRLFFT